In Scleropages formosus chromosome 10, fSclFor1.1, whole genome shotgun sequence, a single genomic region encodes these proteins:
- the LOC114911606 gene encoding olfactory receptor 10A3-like, giving the protein MSDGNQTLVTEFLIVGFPGLHRTYYDLIGTVFFLVYIFTLVGNAIFFVLFATDHNLRKPMYFIILNLAVSDVLFSTTTLPKIITRYWFRAGTISFIGCFVQMAFVHYFGTVTTYISVIMALDRYVAICFPLRYPLIMTNSIILILCITSWVLSAASPMIVVIRSYSLPYCSSNTVIQCFCDHTSVTTLACIDRTAFAFPTFIYALVMLLVPLAFIIFTYCSIILAVLQIASTQGRLKTLSTCTPQLIIIALFFLPRCFVYLAGNVGITFSTDLRIAIIVFYSLLPPMVNPLIYCLRTKEVKQSLIKILKRQELHAGKINISGK; this is encoded by the coding sequence ATGTCAGATGGAAATCAAACCCTTGTGACAGAATTTCTCATTGTAGGTTTCCCTGGACTTCACCGCACCTACTATGATCTTATAGGCACAGTTTTTTTCCTGGTCTACATCTTCACTTTAGTGggaaatgcaatattttttgtactgtttgcAACAGACCACAATCTCCGCAAACCCATGTATTTCATCATCTTAAATCTTGCTGTATCTGATGTGCTGTTCAGCACCACAACTTTGCCAAAGATCATCACCAGGTACTGGTTTCGGGCAGGGACCATTTCATTCATTGGCTGCTTTGTACAGATGGCTTTTGTGCACTATTTTGGAACAGTGACTACGTACATTTCAGTAATAATGGCTTTAGACAGATATGTAGCAATTTGTTTCCCTTTGAGATATCCATTGATTATGACAAATTccattattttaattctttgcaTCACTTCATGGGTACTTTCGGCAGCAAGCCCAATGATAGTGGTAATTAGATCATACTCCCTGCCATACTGTTCTTCCAACACTGTCATTCAGTGTTTCTGTGATCATACTTCAGTGACAACACTGGCATGTATTGACAGAACTGCTTTCGCTTTCCCAACtttcatttatgctttggtTATGTTATTGGTGCCATTAGCCTTTATTATATTCACTTACTGCTCTATTATTCTAGCAGTGCTTCAAATCGCCAGTACTCAAGGGCGACTCAAAACCCTTTCCACATGCACCCCtcaactaataataatagctcTCTTCTTCCTCCCACGGTGTTTTGTGTATCTTGCAGGCAATGTGGGAATTACATTCAGTACAGATTTGCGCATTGCTATTATTGTGTTTTACAGTCTACTCCCTCCCATGGTCAATCCACTCATTTACTGCTTAAGGACCAAAGAAGTGAAACAGAGTTTgatcaaaatactgaaaagacAAGAACTACATGCAGGGAAGATCAACAtctctggaaaataa